In one window of Fusobacteria bacterium ZRK30 DNA:
- a CDS encoding DUF452 family protein encodes MKLILFFNGWGVPKEIFKFLAWDDFEVRIIDLEEEVDFQVLEKYEEIDVIAWSFGVYNASKQLGGLKNISLNKVVAINGSTKAIHRRYGISPIIFDRTLKNLDIDRYLEFMKNTGLNILDVKDKEIIKKYRKILAEFGENYQEIPSIFEYSLISTKDRIFPSRSLMNYYKGTKYKLIEEEHYPFDRWNSWGEILDEF; translated from the coding sequence ATGAAGTTAATACTATTTTTTAATGGATGGGGAGTTCCTAAGGAGATCTTTAAATTTTTAGCTTGGGATGATTTTGAAGTCAGGATTATAGATTTGGAAGAAGAGGTAGATTTTCAAGTTTTGGAAAAATATGAGGAAATAGATGTTATTGCTTGGTCATTTGGGGTATATAATGCTTCCAAGCAGTTAGGGGGCCTTAAAAACATATCTCTGAATAAAGTAGTTGCAATAAACGGGAGTACAAAGGCTATCCATAGAAGGTATGGGATCTCTCCTATAATATTTGACCGGACTTTGAAAAATTTAGATATAGATAGATATTTGGAGTTTATGAAAAATACAGGTTTGAATATCTTAGACGTTAAAGATAAAGAAATTATAAAAAAATATAGGAAGATATTAGCTGAATTTGGGGAAAATTATCAGGAGATACCATCGATATTTGAATATTCATTGATCTCTACTAAGGACAGGATTTTCCCATCTAGGAGTTTGATGAATTACTATAAAGGAACGAAATACAAACTTATAGAGGAGGAGCATTACCCCTTTGATAGGTGGAATAGCTGGGGAGAGATATTGGATGAATTTTGA
- a CDS encoding methyltransferase domain-containing protein, which translates to MNFDKKFDRYEENAHIQKVVAKELVNLVPKKKYNTIFEIGAGTGILTKKIVKNIEYKDLIVNDKYFESKQYIKDLPSVEFIGGDIEKLDIEKADLIISSSVFQWIEDKDRLFEKISKSTDTFLFSIYIKGNLMEISDHFGISLEYLDMKELKTLLTPYFKNIGGYEEEFVLKFDTPMDGLKHLKNTGVTGIGQTNTQKIRSYLSKELTYKVGYFVCKK; encoded by the coding sequence ATGAATTTTGATAAAAAGTTTGACAGGTATGAGGAAAATGCTCATATTCAAAAGGTTGTAGCAAAAGAATTAGTAAATTTAGTTCCTAAAAAAAAATATAATACTATTTTTGAGATTGGTGCCGGGACAGGTATTTTGACCAAAAAGATAGTAAAAAACATAGAGTATAAGGATTTAATAGTCAATGATAAATATTTTGAGAGCAAACAATATATAAAAGATCTACCTTCTGTAGAATTTATAGGAGGGGATATTGAAAAATTAGATATAGAGAAAGCTGATCTAATTATATCTAGCTCGGTATTTCAATGGATAGAGGATAAAGATAGGTTATTTGAAAAAATATCTAAATCTACAGATACTTTTTTATTTTCCATCTATATAAAGGGAAATTTAATGGAAATTTCAGATCATTTTGGGATCTCATTGGAATATTTGGATATGAAAGAATTAAAAACACTCCTAACTCCTTATTTTAAAAATATCGGGGGATATGAGGAGGAGTTTGTATTGAAATTTGATACTCCAATGGATGGGCTAAAACACCTTAAAAATACAGGGGTAACAGGTATAGGACAGACGAATACGCAGAAGATAAGGAGTTACTTGTCAAAGGAATTGACCTATAAGGTTGGATATTTTGTCTGTAAAAAATAA
- a CDS encoding chloramphenicol acetyltransferase: MKKYIDIESWPRKGQYKLFKQMDYPHFNICANVDITEMYSYVKENDISFFRAMIFLTSKIANNITEFKYRMEDDKVVQYDFIHPAFTFLTQSEVFSFCNVDYTDDFHCFMERVEEKIEQLDGKVDVEDEPNRDDRVFITSIPWVSFTSVTHPINLSPSDSVPRIAWGKYFEENGKLKLPVSVQVNHALMDGLHVGRYFSLLQDSLDDPSKNL, from the coding sequence ATGAAAAAATATATAGACATTGAATCCTGGCCCAGGAAAGGGCAGTATAAACTTTTTAAACAAATGGATTATCCTCATTTTAACATCTGTGCCAATGTAGATATAACTGAGATGTATTCCTATGTAAAAGAAAATGACATCTCTTTTTTCAGAGCAATGATATTTCTTACTTCTAAAATTGCAAATAATATAACAGAATTTAAGTATAGGATGGAGGACGATAAGGTAGTTCAATATGATTTCATCCACCCGGCTTTTACATTTCTGACTCAATCGGAAGTTTTCAGCTTCTGTAATGTAGATTATACAGATGATTTTCATTGTTTTATGGAGAGAGTTGAAGAAAAAATAGAACAATTAGATGGAAAGGTTGATGTAGAAGATGAACCCAATAGGGATGATCGTGTGTTTATAACCAGTATTCCATGGGTTTCATTTACAAGTGTGACCCATCCAATAAACTTATCACCCAGTGATTCCGTACCAAGGATAGCATGGGGGAAATATTTTGAAGAAAACGGAAAATTAAAACTACCAGTTTCAGTTCAGGTGAATCATGCATTGATGGATGGTCTCCATGTAGGGAGATATTTTTCTTTATTACAGGATAGTTTAGATGATCCAAGTAAAAACTTATAG
- the thyA gene encoding thymidylate synthase yields MNYSDKLFIQEAKDILAGATNDGLDGVRPVWSDGTTANTVAKFASITRYDLSKGLPITTLRRQYWKGAIQELIWIWVKNSNNIKDLPLKIWDSWADENGSIGKAYGYQLAKKIDFPEGNMTQVERVIYLLKNKPGDRRMVVTIWNNEDMKDMGLVPCAHTITFSVIGGKLNAVLDQRSGDFLAASGPGGYNEIQYATLVYMMAHIAGLEVGEFVHLTVNHHIYDRHIDYVKEMIAIGEEFDTESELPKLIIKNKVENFFDFTIDDFDLVGYEPKSKSNKIEIAI; encoded by the coding sequence ATGAATTATTCAGATAAATTATTTATACAGGAAGCAAAGGATATATTAGCCGGAGCTACAAATGACGGATTAGACGGAGTAAGACCTGTGTGGTCAGACGGAACTACTGCAAACACAGTGGCAAAGTTTGCATCAATTACAAGGTATGACCTGTCTAAGGGGTTGCCGATAACTACCTTAAGGCGTCAATATTGGAAGGGTGCTATTCAGGAATTGATATGGATATGGGTGAAAAACTCTAATAATATCAAAGATCTGCCGTTAAAGATATGGGATTCTTGGGCTGATGAAAATGGGAGTATTGGTAAAGCCTATGGATATCAGTTGGCAAAAAAGATAGATTTCCCAGAAGGAAATATGACCCAGGTAGAGAGGGTAATCTATCTGTTGAAGAATAAACCCGGGGACAGAAGGATGGTAGTAACTATCTGGAATAATGAAGATATGAAAGATATGGGGCTGGTTCCCTGTGCTCATACCATTACTTTTTCTGTAATAGGTGGGAAACTTAATGCAGTTTTAGATCAACGTTCAGGAGATTTTTTAGCTGCTTCAGGGCCTGGAGGATACAATGAGATACAGTACGCTACTCTAGTATATATGATGGCTCATATTGCAGGGTTAGAAGTAGGGGAGTTTGTTCATCTAACTGTAAATCACCATATCTATGACAGACATATAGATTATGTAAAGGAAATGATTGCCATTGGAGAAGAATTTGATACAGAATCAGAACTACCAAAATTAATCATTAAAAATAAGGTAGAGAACTTCTTTGATTTTACCATCGATGAT